A part of Micromonospora chersina genomic DNA contains:
- a CDS encoding alkaline phosphatase family protein translates to MTGPAVGPLDRVAPRYGGGSLADVLPSALALLGVPGAADLLGLAPRLAGVRRVAVLLVDGLGWYQIPTAAPYAPTLAGLAATVGVPLTSGFPSTTPTSLVSLGTGTPSGPHGVLGFTVRVPGTDRVLNHVDWAGDPEPSAWQPVPTWYERARAAGVAVTVVSRPEFAGSGLTLAANRGGDYRGAAGADPLAERMLAALAAGPGPTLVSGYHPDLDRHGHLTGVDSAPWRLAAADVDRLLARLVDGLPPDAALLVTADHGQLNVPDGHRIDLDTDPRLRAGVRVVAGEPRVRYLHVEPGATADVVAAWSAVLDGAARVLTRAEAVATGWFGPVPEAHLGRIGDVVVVCRDTYAVVATRSEPPMASRLVAYHGADTAAEMTIPLLVVRG, encoded by the coding sequence ATGACCGGCCCGGCGGTGGGTCCGCTCGACCGGGTCGCGCCCCGCTACGGCGGCGGCAGCCTGGCCGACGTGCTGCCCAGCGCGCTGGCGCTGCTCGGCGTGCCCGGCGCCGCCGACCTGCTCGGCCTGGCGCCCCGGCTGGCCGGGGTGCGGCGGGTCGCCGTGCTGCTGGTCGACGGGCTCGGCTGGTACCAGATCCCCACCGCCGCCCCGTACGCGCCGACCCTGGCCGGGCTGGCCGCCACGGTCGGCGTCCCGCTCACCTCGGGTTTCCCCTCCACCACCCCGACCAGCCTGGTCAGCCTCGGCACCGGAACCCCGTCCGGCCCGCACGGGGTGCTCGGTTTCACGGTCCGGGTGCCCGGCACCGATCGGGTGCTCAACCACGTCGACTGGGCCGGTGACCCGGAGCCGTCCGCGTGGCAGCCGGTCCCGACCTGGTACGAGCGCGCTCGCGCCGCCGGCGTGGCGGTCACCGTGGTCAGCCGCCCCGAGTTTGCCGGCAGCGGCCTCACCCTGGCCGCGAACCGGGGCGGCGACTACCGGGGCGCGGCCGGCGCCGACCCGCTCGCCGAGCGGATGCTCGCCGCCCTGGCGGCCGGTCCCGGGCCGACCCTGGTCTCCGGCTACCACCCCGACCTGGACCGGCACGGGCACCTCACCGGCGTCGACTCCGCGCCCTGGCGGCTGGCCGCCGCCGACGTGGACCGCCTGCTCGCCCGGCTGGTCGACGGGCTGCCGCCGGACGCCGCCCTGCTGGTCACCGCCGACCACGGGCAGCTCAACGTGCCCGACGGGCACCGGATCGACCTCGACACCGACCCCCGGCTGCGGGCCGGCGTCCGGGTGGTGGCCGGCGAGCCCCGGGTCCGCTACCTGCACGTCGAGCCGGGCGCCACCGCCGACGTGGTGGCCGCCTGGTCGGCGGTGCTGGACGGCGCCGCCCGGGTGCTGACCCGGGCGGAGGCGGTGGCCACCGGCTGGTTCGGGCCGGTGCCGGAGGCGCACCTGGGCCGGATCGGCGACGTGGTGGTGGTCTGCCGGGACACGTACGCCGTGGTCGCCACCCGCTCGGAGCCGCCGATGGCGTCGCGGCTGGTCGCGTACCACGGCGCGGACACCGCCGCCGAGATGACCATCCCGCTGCTGGTGGTCCGCGGCTGA
- a CDS encoding DNA polymerase IV, which translates to MGRSQSLPRGGDPRFGPDADDTGCPILHVDMDAFFASVEVRRRPELRGQPVVVGGIGPRGVVSSASYEARRYGVRSAMPTARARALCPHAVYLPPDFTQYSAASRAVMRIFRDVTPLVEPLSLDEAFLDVAGARRLFGTPTEIARLIRRRVAEEQELTCSVGVAPSKFVAKLGSTRAKPDGLLVVPAARVLEFLHPLPVAALWGVGERSAEALQRLGLRTVGDLAEAPPGLLRRAVGEASAGHLHELAWGRDPRRVSPEHVEKSIGAEVTFDTDVTDPVKIRRALLALAEKAGARLRAAGQVGRTVSLKVRLADFRTVSRSRTLGVPTDTAREMFDTAWALWTALAPGEPVRLVGVRMEGLAAAEETPQQLTLGAPERGWREAEAAADAAAARFGRSVIGPASLLGRRDVRRDEKPTRP; encoded by the coding sequence ATGGGCCGCAGCCAGTCGTTGCCCCGGGGCGGTGATCCGCGCTTCGGGCCGGACGCCGACGACACCGGCTGCCCGATCCTGCACGTCGACATGGACGCCTTCTTCGCCTCGGTGGAGGTGCGCCGCCGCCCCGAGCTGCGCGGTCAGCCGGTCGTGGTGGGCGGGATCGGTCCGCGCGGGGTGGTCAGCTCGGCCAGCTACGAGGCTCGCCGCTACGGCGTCCGCAGCGCCATGCCCACGGCCCGGGCCCGGGCGCTCTGCCCGCACGCGGTCTACCTGCCACCGGACTTCACGCAATACTCGGCCGCCTCCCGGGCGGTGATGCGGATCTTCCGCGACGTCACCCCGCTGGTCGAGCCGCTCTCCCTGGACGAGGCGTTCCTCGACGTGGCCGGCGCCCGGCGGCTCTTCGGCACCCCCACCGAGATCGCCCGGCTGATCCGCCGCCGGGTCGCCGAGGAGCAGGAGCTGACCTGCTCGGTCGGGGTGGCGCCGAGCAAGTTCGTGGCCAAGCTCGGCTCCACCCGCGCCAAGCCTGACGGCCTGCTCGTGGTGCCCGCCGCCCGGGTGCTGGAGTTCCTGCACCCGCTGCCGGTGGCGGCCCTGTGGGGGGTGGGGGAGCGGTCCGCGGAGGCGCTGCAACGGCTCGGCCTGCGCACCGTGGGCGACCTGGCCGAGGCGCCGCCGGGGCTGCTCCGCCGGGCGGTGGGGGAGGCGTCCGCCGGCCACCTGCACGAGCTGGCCTGGGGGCGGGACCCGCGCCGGGTCTCCCCGGAGCACGTGGAGAAGTCGATCGGCGCGGAGGTCACCTTCGACACCGACGTCACCGACCCGGTGAAGATCCGCCGGGCGCTGCTCGCCCTCGCCGAGAAGGCCGGCGCCCGGCTGCGCGCGGCGGGTCAGGTGGGGCGGACCGTGTCGCTCAAGGTCCGGTTGGCCGACTTCCGCACGGTCAGCCGCTCCCGCACCCTCGGTGTGCCCACCGACACGGCGCGGGAGATGTTCGACACGGCATGGGCGCTCTGGACCGCCCTCGCCCCCGGCGAGCCGGTCCGTCTGGTCGGCGTCCGGATGGAGGGCCTCGCCGCGGCGGAGGAGACGCCGCAGCAGCTCACCCTGGGCGCGCCGGAGCGCGGCTGGCGGGAGGCGGAGGCGGCGGCCGACGCGGCGGCCGCCCGATTCGGGCGGTCCGTCATAGGTCCGGCCAGTCTTCTCGGCAGGCGCGACGTCCGGCGCGACGAAAAACCGACCCGGCCGTAG
- a CDS encoding DUF3040 domain-containing protein, whose protein sequence is MPLSEHEQRLFEQIERSLAEDPKFASAVRASDPRFHARRRVLVAAGVVIAGLALLIYGAVIKTPPLAVAGFVVMLASLGYAVQSHRRSQSPDLHVVGGTTSRRRPRGRSGRRGSFLDRMEDRWRQRPEGHR, encoded by the coding sequence GTGCCGCTCTCGGAGCACGAGCAGCGGCTGTTCGAGCAGATCGAGCGGTCGCTTGCCGAGGACCCCAAATTCGCCTCGGCCGTGCGCGCCAGCGACCCGCGTTTCCACGCGCGGCGTCGCGTGCTCGTCGCTGCCGGCGTGGTCATCGCTGGTCTGGCCCTGTTGATCTACGGTGCCGTGATCAAGACGCCCCCGCTGGCCGTGGCGGGCTTCGTCGTCATGCTGGCCTCGTTGGGCTACGCGGTGCAGTCGCACCGCCGATCCCAGTCGCCCGACCTGCACGTGGTCGGCGGCACGACGAGCCGTCGTCGTCCCCGTGGCCGCAGCGGCCGCCGGGGCTCCTTCCTCGACCGGATGGAGGACCGCTGGCGGCAGCGCCCGGAGGGCCACCGCTGA
- a CDS encoding transglutaminaseTgpA domain-containing protein: MTAHRNLGFVAAAATLLAAAPLSVIFERWTWLVQAAIVVAVVAGAAALSRLARAPLWGQVLAMLAGLTLALTWVFPGGTEFFAFVPTPATFAHFGDLLNASLPDMRSYGVQVPDVDSLLFLAVLGIGAVAIVVDVLTVGLRRPALAGLPMLAIYSVPVAVYVDSVPATPFVVGACGYLWLLVTDNVDRVRRFGRRFTGEGRDVDVWEASPLAAAGRRLAVVGVALAVALPLVVPGMTGGLMSAVGNGTGTGNGRPGQGGSPGRIDLFAALSGQLNQTEVTELVKVTTNEPAPFYLRFGVADELRPDGFRVRVPTGRPANRNLPDPAERGGRGVEQQRYRASVEVSKNLNMPLLPVYAEPVKTEDVGGNWLYDPNLQIVFSNRENSRGKRYSFDYVRSTFSPAALRAAPSLPADDPVLRQQTVTPSVRAVTRLVEQLVKGRTNDYDKVRAIYDYFSVENGFTYSLSTRGGTSGDDITDFLATKVGFCQQYAAAMAWLVRSAGIPARVAFGFSNGSNSGGGAYVLTNRNLHAWTEVYFGGIGWVPFDATPAASVVGSVRSAWAPDTDAPEEVTPLPGSTTAPGGADPSASAEDPDRLDKDADQGLAVGDNGPTRQNPVWPWWVAGAVVLLALLAVPALRRSALRRRRRARATVPTATTLAAVPGQRGEAREIVVGVDADRARADAHAAWDELIDTLVDFHVRVDRTETPRTTAERLAREALVEDAGAVTGVRLLGRAEERARYARDPLTGEELYPALRSVRGALAARADRRTRLLAAVLPPSVLLRWRTALTDRSTRLVTTTGQVRQRLLRWNPRRLLAGRPAR; encoded by the coding sequence GTGACCGCGCACCGCAACCTCGGCTTCGTCGCCGCGGCGGCGACCCTGCTGGCGGCGGCACCGCTGTCGGTGATCTTCGAGCGCTGGACCTGGCTCGTCCAGGCGGCCATCGTGGTGGCCGTGGTGGCCGGCGCGGCCGCGCTGAGCCGGTTGGCCCGGGCGCCGCTGTGGGGCCAGGTGCTGGCCATGCTGGCCGGTCTCACGCTCGCCCTGACCTGGGTCTTCCCGGGTGGCACCGAGTTCTTCGCGTTCGTGCCCACCCCGGCCACCTTCGCCCACTTCGGCGACCTGCTGAACGCCTCGCTGCCCGACATGCGCTCGTACGGCGTGCAGGTGCCCGACGTCGACTCGCTGCTCTTCCTCGCCGTGCTGGGCATCGGCGCGGTGGCCATCGTGGTGGACGTGCTCACCGTCGGGCTGCGCCGGCCCGCGCTGGCCGGGCTGCCCATGCTGGCCATCTACTCGGTGCCGGTGGCGGTCTACGTGGACAGCGTCCCCGCCACCCCGTTCGTGGTGGGCGCCTGCGGCTACCTGTGGCTGCTGGTCACCGACAACGTCGACCGCGTACGCCGGTTCGGCCGCCGGTTCACCGGCGAGGGGCGCGACGTCGACGTCTGGGAGGCGTCGCCGCTCGCCGCGGCGGGCCGGCGGCTGGCCGTGGTCGGTGTGGCCCTCGCGGTCGCCCTGCCCCTGGTCGTGCCCGGGATGACCGGCGGGCTGATGAGCGCCGTCGGCAACGGCACGGGCACCGGCAACGGGCGGCCGGGCCAGGGCGGCAGCCCCGGCCGGATCGACCTGTTCGCCGCGCTCAGCGGCCAGCTCAACCAGACCGAGGTGACCGAGCTGGTCAAGGTCACCACCAACGAGCCGGCCCCGTTCTATCTGCGCTTCGGGGTCGCCGACGAGCTGCGGCCGGACGGCTTCCGGGTGCGGGTGCCCACCGGGCGGCCGGCCAACCGGAACCTGCCCGACCCGGCGGAGCGCGGCGGCCGGGGCGTGGAGCAGCAGCGCTACCGGGCCAGCGTCGAGGTGAGCAAGAACCTCAACATGCCGCTGCTGCCGGTCTACGCCGAGCCGGTGAAGACCGAGGACGTCGGCGGCAACTGGCTCTACGACCCGAACCTCCAGATCGTCTTCTCCAACCGGGAGAACTCCCGGGGCAAGCGCTACTCGTTCGACTACGTCCGTTCGACGTTCAGCCCGGCGGCGCTGCGCGCGGCGCCCTCCCTGCCGGCCGACGACCCGGTGCTGCGGCAGCAGACCGTCACGCCGTCCGTCCGGGCCGTCACCCGGCTGGTCGAACAGCTGGTCAAGGGCCGCACGAACGACTACGACAAGGTCCGGGCGATCTACGACTACTTCTCGGTGGAGAACGGGTTCACGTACTCGCTGTCCACCCGGGGCGGCACCAGCGGGGACGACATCACCGACTTCCTCGCCACCAAGGTGGGCTTCTGCCAGCAGTACGCCGCCGCGATGGCGTGGCTGGTCCGGTCGGCCGGCATCCCCGCGCGGGTGGCGTTCGGCTTCAGCAACGGCAGCAACTCCGGCGGCGGCGCGTACGTGCTGACCAACCGGAACCTGCACGCCTGGACCGAGGTCTACTTCGGCGGGATCGGCTGGGTGCCGTTCGACGCCACCCCGGCGGCGAGCGTCGTGGGGTCGGTCCGCTCGGCCTGGGCCCCGGACACCGACGCCCCCGAGGAGGTCACCCCCCTGCCCGGGAGCACCACCGCCCCTGGCGGGGCCGACCCCTCGGCCAGCGCGGAGGACCCGGACCGCCTCGACAAGGACGCCGACCAGGGCCTGGCCGTCGGCGACAACGGCCCGACCCGGCAGAACCCGGTGTGGCCGTGGTGGGTGGCCGGTGCCGTCGTCCTGCTCGCGCTGCTCGCGGTGCCGGCCCTGCGCCGCTCCGCGCTGCGCCGGCGCCGGCGAGCCCGGGCGACCGTGCCCACGGCCACCACCCTGGCCGCCGTGCCCGGGCAGCGGGGCGAGGCGCGCGAGATCGTGGTCGGCGTGGACGCCGACCGGGCCCGCGCGGACGCGCACGCCGCCTGGGACGAGCTGATCGACACGCTTGTCGACTTCCACGTCCGGGTGGACCGGACGGAGACACCCCGCACGACCGCCGAGCGGCTGGCCCGGGAGGCGCTTGTCGAGGACGCCGGGGCGGTCACCGGGGTCCGGCTGCTGGGCCGGGCGGAGGAGCGGGCCCGCTACGCCCGCGACCCGCTGACCGGCGAGGAGCTGTACCCGGCCCTGCGGTCGGTGCGCGGCGCCCTCGCGGCCCGGGCGGACCGGCGTACCCGGCTGCTGGCCGCCGTGTTGCCGCCGTCGGTGCTGCTCCGCTGGCGGACCGCCCTGACCGACCGCTCGACCCGACTGGTCACCACGACCGGGCAGGTGCGGCAGCGACTGCTGCGCTGGAACCCGCGTCGTCTCCTGGCGGGCCGCCCGGCCCGCTGA